Proteins encoded within one genomic window of Chroicocephalus ridibundus chromosome 7, bChrRid1.1, whole genome shotgun sequence:
- the DAPL1 gene encoding death-associated protein-like 1: protein MVRRRRVSPFSPLGGRPPAVKAGGMRVSQKQEHGPVEKNTKPPGKEKTSAIASFSKSQNMGVLLAEVLSKMSHKIHAAALQVTHRKPQPALEKFVLPKRIYIIQQPRKC from the exons ATGGTGCGGCGAAGGCGCGTCTCGCCGTTCTCGCCGCTGGGCGGGCGCCCTCCTGCAG TCAAAGCTGGAGGTATGAGAGTGTCTCAAAAgcaagaacatggacctgttgagaAAAACACTAAacctccaggaaaagaaaaaacaag tGCTATTGCTAGTTTTTCAAAATCTCAGAACATGGGCGTCTTGCTAGCAGAAGTGCTGAGCAAA ATGAGCCACAAAATTCATGCAGCAGCATTACAAGTGACTCACCGAAAACCACAGCCTGCCTTGGAGAAGTTCGTACTGCCTAAAAGAATTTACATTATTCAACAGCCACGGAAATGTTAA